A window of the Brassica napus cultivar Da-Ae chromosome C5, Da-Ae, whole genome shotgun sequence genome harbors these coding sequences:
- the LOC125587308 gene encoding proline-rich receptor-like protein kinase PERK2 — protein sequence MANPWFPSGSASAFSPPLDTAGDSRSSTPPLPPDPPDPSCPFQDPISGNTVAHLPVSKNLIQNPPTPPSPTLTAATTSSSPPLILDTPLNPNAFTPPTLNSAPPFKAASNTNNTQTNKPARPQPPLVERLRLSNDKSLSRLAPVSISDTGRPCVLIPDSVFLKGAEMHKYFIVRHFNGRLPPFSQIQSVLNHMWG from the exons ATGGCGAACCCCTGGTTCCCTTCTGGTAGTGCTTCTGCCTTCAGTCCGCCGCTTGACACCGCTGGTGACAGTCGCTCCTCCACCCCTCCACTCCCCCCTGACCCTCCTGACCCATCTTGTCCTTTCCAAGATCCCAT ATCTGGAAATACTGTAGCTCACCTTCCAGTTTCTAAAAACCTTATCCAAAACCCTCCTACTCCTCCATCACCCACCCTTACTGCTGCAACTACTAGTTCTTCCCCTCCTCTTATCCTTGACACTCCACTAAACCCTAATGCTTTTACTCCTCCTACTCTAAACTCTGCCCCTCCTTTTAAAGCCGcttcaaatacaaacaatacCCAAACTAATAAACCAGCTCGCCCTCAACCTCCCCTAGTTGAACGCCTCAGACTTTCAAATGATAAATCCCTCTCGAGACTCGCTCCGGTCTCGATCTCTGATACTGGAAGGCCTTGTGTCTTAATTCCTGACAGTGTCTTTTTAAAAGGGGCAGAAATGCACAAATATTTCATTGTCCGCCACTTCAACGGCAGGCTTCCACCATTCAGTCAGATCCAGAGTGTTCTGAATCATATGTGGGGGTAA
- the LOC106403975 gene encoding uncharacterized protein At4g04775-like, whose amino-acid sequence MSNQTKGSSSSAPDGARSRRRRGEKQRGIPQFCRCVEEAVIRTSGTTKNPGRLFYYCPKGSEEDKFHLFTWTDERVVEEVEDLKCEVCELNADISDVRAELSTIKKESERIKLMVELADIPYF is encoded by the exons ATGTCGAACCAAACCAAGGGAAGCTCGTCCTCTGCACCCG ACGGAGCACGTTCTAGGCGCCGAAGAGGTGAGAAACAGAGGGGGATCCCGCAATTCTGTCGTTGTGTTGAAGAAGCAGTGATTAGGACATCAGGGACTACTAAAAACCCCGGTAGGCTCTTCTACTACTGTCCGAAGGGATCAGAGGAG GACAAATTCCATCTTTTCACATGGACTGACGAACGTGTGGTTGAAGAGGTAGAGGACCTAAAGTGTGAAGTTTGTGAGCTGAATGCAGACATCTCCGATGTTAGAGCAGAGCTAAGTACAATAAAGAAAGAGAGCGAGCGTATCAAGCTAATGGTAGAGTTGGCTGATATTCCGtatttttaa